The Mytilus edulis chromosome 12, xbMytEdul2.2, whole genome shotgun sequence genome contains a region encoding:
- the LOC139497518 gene encoding fucolectin-5-like, whose protein sequence is MNDKIDNLFLDCKIPKEEPRYVSPGKISGQSSTYDYRLAGKAVDGLTNSHSHTEKDNLPYWWVDLGNIYNIMRIEVINRFEHGYGSRLLDHDITVGPCLDDMSIFAPYIGPGKEADNLMFQRSRYTDGRFVKLTIIKGPEYLHVAEVIVFSYPEF, encoded by the exons ATGAATGACAAAAtagataatttatttttagattgtaAAATACCGAAAGAAGAACCTCGTTATGTGTCGCCTGGAAAGATTTCTGGACAAAGCTCAACATATGATTATAGACTTGCAGGAAAAGCAGTCGATGGACTAACAAATTCTCATTCACATACAGAAAAGGATAACTTACCGTATTGGTGGGTAGATCTAGGAAACATCTACAACATCATGAGAATTGAAGTCATCAACAGATTCGAGCATG GCTACGGCAGCAGGCTTCTTGATCATGACATAACTGTTGGACCATGTCTTGATGATATGTCGATATTTGCACCGTACATAGGACCCGGTAAAGAGGCAGATAATTTGATGTTCCAGCGAAGTCGGTATACAGATGGTCGTTTTGTCAAACTGACCATCATAAAAGGTCCCGAATATTTACACGTGGCGGAAGTTATTGTCTTTTCGTATCCAGAATTTTGA